The DNA segment AGACAGAGCGAAGTGCTGAGGAGACATGTTTTAAAGAGGAGTTTGGAtctcaggaaggaggaaaaaagaaaagtgacagTCAGTCTATTTTAGCCCTCGTCTGTTATTCTGTCTGCTGTTGAGTAACCAGCATCTGCTCCTCAGGAGACGGCGCTATCAGCCCGACACTTCTTGATTATGCAAAACACCATCAGTGTTTCCTGACAGTGAATAAGTAGGATATTTAGGGAGCAGTTGCAATGTATCGCATTTCTCAACATTAACCAGGCGCCGGGCTCTGAGGATTTGTGTCacgttttctttgtttgtttttttccccatgttgtACAATAAAGCTCATCTACATTTGCGTGTTTTCTAGCCACAAAGCAGGAACaaattttctgcatttctgttgcAAAGTTAAAATGATTCATTTGGAAATGTTTAGATACAGAATAAATCAAAGATGGAAACTGATGCAATTTTGCAGATAGACAGAAATGGAGACAGCCACTTCCTCGTCTGTGCTCTGGTCTACCACAGAGTCTCCAACTGGGCAGACCCAACCGTTTTCTCACATGATGATTTGGAGCAGTTGAAGGAGAAATCTCCACTCCTCAGCACGcacttcatttcattccaaatgaataaaatctgtTGAAGCTAACTCACCAACTCCAGGAATTTCACTGTAATTGACTGTTATGTCGTTTCTAATGTCTCAATTGTCATGGCGTCTTTGTTGGTGCCTCAAAACGTGAGTTTCagtttgaggtgtgttttctCATATCCTACAATGTGTGGTTTTTAGCTCCACAGCACTGAATGGCGTATTTTGCACTAAAAACCACAGTAAAATCTGATCCTCGTGAATGTTTTAAGGaactttctttttgtcttttgtctctTCTAGATTACAACATTTCAAAGAGTGCATCAGCTTCATTCATGAATGCCGCTTGAACGGCGGATCCTGTCTAGTTCACTGGTAGGTTTTAACATCTGAAGCTCCGACCAACTCCGTCCTGGAAGCTCAGGTTGTTAACATTCATATCAAATTAAAGTAAAGCagtatttatttgtaaattacCTTTCATACTAAAAAAGCAAAAGGAGGTGCACTTTTCATTAACATGTATGTGAAACAAGATTAGGGGCAAATATGCAGGCCTCACTTTAGATCAGAGGCCACAAACAAGCAAATTTCATTTGGATTTGAATTCAAATTTGAAGTGGTAGACTAGAGTAATAATTCTGAAGCAATGATAGCCTAGAGGATCACTTTGTGTAAACATTTGCTATCAGAGGCATATCAAACATTAAATCACATTTCCATCAGTTTATTTGTCACCAGGTGAACTTTGTCATGCTTTGATCATTTCTGACTGCGTGCAGTCTCACACTCCGGTGTTTGTTTAGCCTTGCAGGTGTGTCCCGAAGCACCACCATGGTGGTGGCCTACCTGATGACCGTCACTTACTACAGCTGGGAGGAGTGTCTGTCCGCTGTCAAAGCTGTTCGCTCTTTCGTTGGTCCGAACTACggcttccagcagcagctgcaggagtaCCAGACCACACAGGTCCCAGAGGTAAGCACGGAAGAAAATTATACATtaagaaaaatgaataaataaacacaactaTGATTCTTACCGAAAGCATCCAACTCGTTCATATTTGTAGTTTTATTGACAGTAGTAACTTCTGATATTGTCATGTTCAGACTCCCTTTTCTCTGCACTATCTGATCAATCACACTGCTGTGAATATTTCTGTGCATTAAATCTTGGTGTGTGCCACATGAAAACAGGATGTGACACATGCAGCCATCACACGTTTCATGCTTGTTCTGGTTAAAGTGTGAAGTGTGAATCCACCATGCTGATtgcagtgtttactgtgtacCTTCAATCTCACGTCTACCACAAATCACCAGTTATGCAGCACTGAGGTGGTAGAGACTGGGAAAACAGAAAGTGTAGCATCAAATATATGATCTCATTTAGCTGTTTAAACGTGTAAATTCATGTCGCattatcaaaagaaaaacaaatgtctctttttttaaattattgagttaaataaacaaaaaagttgTGTGTCAAATGTCACTAATTCAGACAGAATTACAACACAATATGTGGTATTGAAGTTCATTTGATGATCTTCCCAAACTTTTGAAATTCCTGCGCTAAAGTATCATGAAGTTCCACACCAGGAGGGCCAGGAACCCACTGATAAACGTCAgcaaagggaaaataaaaatatgacgAGATACACAACATGTAGATACAACACAAGTAAACACAGTGAAGTCAAATTAAAGCTAAACAAGAAGAGAAACCATGACACCTGAAACCAATAGTATCTGAAGAATAAACACTGTGCTCATGTTTACAGTTATCCTGAAACCTGAACTTCCTTCAGTCGTACTCTTGTACAGCCTGACGACTCTGAATTGGAGGGACGTCACAAATATCCTAAATACAGCTTCAGATTTTCAAGGGATGGTTTTTAGTCACCGTAAGACAAGGATATCACAGTTAGCACATTATTGCAGCCGGTGGATGTTTAGTTTGGCATGGCTGTCGTCAGCATTGGTTTATGAaggcagcctgtgtgtgtgtttccattgcGATGCTGCAGAAGGGGAACTGCAGGGGGTTTGCTGGGATTGCATTACCTTGGTAATCACGTGTTTTAGCATCACTGTCAGCATCTTGCAACACGACATGAGTGAACAACTCGCTCATTTGTTTGTACGACGAGCACTGATTTCGAGGAGTCGAGAGGAAATGGGTTTTCTGTATTTGTGATTTTCCCACATCGTTCTCAAATAGAAAGTGAAGGCTCCTCCAAACCTCCATGCGGCCGTGTCTccaaaacagtttgaaaaacatTCTTTATAACATCAAAGGTACGAGGTGTGTGGAATACACCGTGggaagagaaggaaggaaagaaaatatTGGTCTCAGCATTTAGTGAAAGtgcagaaaaacatctgaaaacaggtttacagtgaaaaaagaacatgcaaactgcacacagagtGTATGCCACCGGGTACACTGTCACCCAATATTGAATAAAAGCTCTTAAATTATTACTGTTACTACACTCTAGTGGTGTAATCAGTAGTAGGTCAGTGTACTGCAGATGTGGGTCATTTGGTCcgctttatttcatttttgcagTCATCTTTTGCAAAGAAGTTCAAAACATTACTGAGAATTCTACACTTCATAATTAAATCTTCAATATTTGCAGCCATTTATTTGCAATTGCAAATAAAAATTAGAATAACAGAATGTTTTAGTAGAAACTAAAATATTTAATGTGAGTATTTTAGGTATGCTATTAAGATTTTAGCTTCTTTGCAGAAATGTGTTCACCTCGTTTGACGGATTTCAGGTGTGAAACATGTCTGGATGTTAAAAGACACTGCGTTCCTGTTCATGGTGGCaaaattcattttcagtttcatttacgATTTTGTGGTATTTAAATTTACTGTTCAATAAGAGGAAGACGCAGtattttttgtgtcagtttctCAATGTGCATGTGACGTTCAGTTAACATtcactttatttcattcaggaaaactggcacatttgaaacattttctgtcttttaagtCACGACACTTCTGAACAAATGAACGATATTTTATGAAATCAGAACGTGATCATCAGAAAGTGAATTACTTCATCAGTTAACCACACTGAGCTAACTGTACGGACGGtcctccctcctgtcctcagTATCGCTCATGGCTGCACTCCAGCTACGGTCCCAATCCGTTCCATGACCAGGAGCAAGTGGGCGCTCTGCTCAGCCAGtacacagagcagcaggagagccagaggagaggagccgaCCAGCGCTGGATCAGCCAGGGAGTCGCCGACTGCGCTCTTCCCTCCAAAACACATCctcctgaaggcagcagctgaAGCCCTGCTCCTACAGTCACGCCAAAGTTGTGCCCATCGCTGCCTGGAAATAGCAGCACCTACTATTCAGTGCTCATTTCCAAATCAACCCCAAACTGTGTTCAACTTCATGGGATGTTCTAAACGTCCAACTCCAAGTCAAGCACTTTGACCTTCTTTATGCGCATCTGTCCCACCAGTAAGGTTTAAGCCATGGGCTTCGATCGAGAATCGTGCTCCAGCCTCATATCCACAGCCTGCCACACTACCCTGAAGCCAGAACACGAGTGTTGGTGCTCACAGACGCCTTCTTCTGAAACACCTCGACACCTTTAGCCATAATGATTAACAGATACTTTACAGTGTTCAGCTCAGTAACCTTCTAGACTTGACTCGTCATTGCTGTCTTAAAGGAACATTTTGCCTGCAGTGCATTTTGCCCTCATGTCCAGTGACATTAAATCACATATGATAATACCTGATAAATATCTCAACCAAACTTTTAACATGCAGTTGAACAAATTGAAGTTATCAGTAGAGAGCGTGGGAAAAGGGAAGGTTTGTGTGCTTATTGGACagacaacagcaaaaaacagtAGAAAAACATGTCGTGTTATCGATTAAATGAATAGAAACAAGTGTTTGGAtctaaattaagattttaaaatCAACATGCATGCGTTTGTTTTGATCCTGAAAATGTAGTTtgtccatccattttctaacgcgcttgtccttttcagggtcgcggggCGCTAGAGCCAATCCCAGAGCCGGCACACAATAGACAACCAGCcacgcacactcacacccaGGGACGAGTTAGAGTCGCCAATTAGTTTAACACGATTGTTCCTGTACCGTAGGAGAAAgccagagggaacccacgcacacacggggaaaacatgcaaactccacagagaaaggccccgagccttcggttgaacccgggaccttctcgctgtgaggcaagaatgctaatcactgctccaccgtgcggCCCGATGTATATCTTAATACAGTAATTACTATTGATCTGGTTCAAATGTGGTTCACATACAATGACAGTGATTCAGTAATTATTTAAAATTGAACTCAGAATAATAGAAGGGGCCAGACGAGGCGTCCCGACTCACACTGCCAGGCTGACATCTGTTTGTAAAGTTTTAAACGTTTTCGTATCAAAGCACAAGGGGACATTGACCACAATAAAACCATCTTCATATAAAATCCATGTATTTCAGAGTCATTACATATGAACTGCAATATTTAGATTCTGTTCATCTTTGAGGAATATTCCAACCTGTGTGCAAAACATCTGCCATGAGATCCAAAGTCATCGATGCACATTAAACcacaacacatgaaaaaaattaaatatgaaagCAGCAAAATTGTTCTAGACATTATCAGAGCTGCTTTTCTTATTCTTGCAAGCAGTTGGTGACACATCCGTTTGACGTGTGTGAGAAACATTCGCAGCTCCTCATCAGCTAATGTCCCCAAAACAAGAGGGAGAAGTTGGAAAGTCGGTTTggcaaaatgttcatttaagTCCGACACATCTGTGATGCTACTTAAGCTGATGCTGAGGTTAAACAACTACTTCTCATGAAGGATCTCTGAATGCGTAAGTCTTCCTGATGTGAATGAAGCTCTGCTTTAACATTGTATTGTGATGAAGAAGAATTTTTTTAAGGAATTTCTGTTCAAATCAGGGGTGCAGTCAATtattttaactgtatttatgttttggttgtttgtgttttataatAAAACGCAGTGACTGACTAAAAATGGAATTGCTCATAAATCTG comes from the Salarias fasciatus chromosome 1, fSalaFa1.1, whole genome shotgun sequence genome and includes:
- the dusp22a gene encoding dual specificity protein phosphatase 22-A isoform X1, whose translation is MSVTFASQVVDGLYLGNIRDAENRESLAKNGITHILSVYNNAKPVFEDMTYLCIHAADASSQNLLQHFKECISFIHECRLNGGSCLVHCLAGVSRSTTMVVAYLMTVTYYSWEECLSAVKAVRSFVGPNYGFQQQLQEYQTTQVPEYRSWLHSSYGPNPFHDQEQVGALLSQYTEQQESQRRGADQRWISQGVADCALPSKTHPPEGSS
- the dusp22a gene encoding dual specificity protein phosphatase 22-A isoform X2 codes for the protein MGNGMNKVVDGLYLGNIRDAENRESLAKNGITHILSVYNNAKPVFEDMTYLCIHAADASSQNLLQHFKECISFIHECRLNGGSCLVHCLAGVSRSTTMVVAYLMTVTYYSWEECLSAVKAVRSFVGPNYGFQQQLQEYQTTQVPEYRSWLHSSYGPNPFHDQEQVGALLSQYTEQQESQRRGADQRWISQGVADCALPSKTHPPEGSS